A stretch of DNA from Henriciella sp. AS95:
GTGTCCATGCCAAGCTCGCGCGCGGTTTCGATGTGCTGCCTTGAGACGTCGGCCTCTGTGCAATGCGTCGCGATGCGGACCGAGCGTACGCCCAGCTTGTAGGCGTGCTTGAGCTCCTCAATCGTGCCAATTCCAGGCAGCAGCAGCGTGGTCAGGACCGCGTTCTGGACCGCATCAGCAACCGCTTCGATCCACTCCCAGTCGGTGTGCGCCCCAAAGCCATAATTGAAGCTCGATCCATTCAGGCCGTCGCCATGGGCGATCTCGATCGCATCAACACCGGCTTCATCGAGCGCGGTTGCGATCTTTCGGACATGGTCGATACCGTATTGATGCCTTATCGCATGCATCCCGTCACGCAGCGTCACATCCTGGATGTAAAGCCTGTCAGTCTTTGGGTCGAATGGCATCAGACAGCCTCCCTTTCGCGGCGACGCACAGCAATCTTCTCAGCGGTCGCAAGACCTGCCGAGGTCATAATGTCGAGATTGCCCGCATAGGCAGGCAGGTAGTGAGCAGCGCCCTCGACCTCGAGGAAGACACTGGTCTTGATACCCTCGAATTCGCCGATGCCCGGTATCCGCACCCGGTTATTCGAGCCGAAGCGTTCAAACTGGACCTTTTGCTTCAAGCGATAGCCCGGAACATAGGCGTTCACCTTCTCCACCATTTTCGTGATGGCATCCTCGATTTCGGCCTCCTCGGCACCACTCGACAGGGTGAAGACGGTGTCGCGCATGATCATGGGCGGTTCGGCCGGGTTCAGGATGATGATCGCCTTGCCTTTGCTTGCGCCGCCAACCTGTTCGATGCCCGCCGACGTTGTCTCCGTGAATTCATCGATATTCGCTCGTGTGCCGGGACCGGCCGAGCGCGAGGAGATCGAGGCCACGATCTCCGCATAATGAACGTCTGCGACGGAAGAGACCGCTGCCACGATCGGTATCGTCGCCTGGCCGCCGCACGTCACCATGTTCACGTTCGACGCATCGAGATGGTCATCTCCATTAACGACCGGGATGACATAGGGGCCGATCGCCGCCGGCGTGAGGTCCACCATCACCTTGCCAGCTTGCGTCACCATTTCATTGTGGCGCTTGTGCGCGCCAGCTGAGGTCGCATCAAACACGATCCCGATTTCCGGCCAGACGTCGAGCTTGACGAGCCCGTCAATGCCCTCATGTGTCGTTGCAACCTTCATGCGCTTGGCACGGGCCAGGCCATCCGACTCCGGGTCGATGCCGACCATCGCACCCATTTCGAGGACGCTCGATTTGCGCATGATCTTGATCATCAGGTCGGTGCCGATATTTCCCGAGCCAATGATTGCGACTTTCGTCTTACTGGACATGTCTACCCTTTCCCGTACTCGAACTTGCAGGTTCCGAGTCCGCCGATTTTCACTAAAATCTTGTCGCCAGGGGTCAGGGCCACCATCGGTCCGAGAGCTCCGGTGAGCACGATATCGCCTGCTTTCAGATGCTCGCCTCGCGCCGCGAGCGTTGAAGCCAGCCAGGCCGCGGCATCAAGCGGGTGCCCAAGGCAAGCAGCGCCCGCCCCGAGTGAGGCGATCTCGCCGTTGATTTCCATCACCATGCCGCATGTGTAGAGATCGAGCGCTTCAACCTCATCTGTTGCGTCGCCCAGAACGAAGAAGGCTGAAGACCCATTGTCAGCCACAGTGTCTGCGAAAGTGATTTTCCAATCCGATATACGGCTGTCGACGATCTCGATGGCCGCCGCCACCTGCCCTGTCGCCGCCAGCACATCTGCCCGCGACACGGACTCACCGCGCAGGTCGGACTTCAGGATAATGGCAATCTCGGCTTCTGCTTTGGGCTGGATGCATGAGGAAGGCGAGAGCGTTCCACCATTCGGCACCTGCATATCATCGAAGAGGACGCCAAAGTCAGGTTGATCCACGCCGAGTTGTTGCTGCACGGCTTTGGCCGTTAGCCCCACTTTTCGGCCAATGATCTTCCGCCCCTCAGCGCTCCAGGCACGCGTATTCACAGCCTGAATCGCGTAGGCGCCATCCACATCAGTCGGAGAAAGCACGTCGCGCATGGGCGGCAATGTCTCGCCGCTATAGGCGTCCCGCAATCGCGCTGCAGCGGCTTCATATTGTGTCTGGTCCGACGCCATTTCCTCAAAATCCCTGACATTTTCGCGGGCGTTAGCCTGCCCGACTTTAGAAGGCTGTTTTAATTTTTGCCGCCTGTATTTTCAATCGACACAGATCATGTAATTCTCACCATACGGGAGAAACAACATTGGCTCGATCAAACGCAACATCACTCGAAAAAGCCCTCATGCTGTTGAATGGCATCATCGCTGACGGGGGCCAGACATCATTCAACGAGATCGCGTCTTCGATGGATCTGGCACCATCGACATCGTACCGCATGGTCTCCCAGCTGGTCGATGCTGGCTTCGTCAACCGTTATGGGCCCAACCACTATGGGCCTGGACTGGCAGCGACCCTGCTCTACCGCCGTTGCGACATTGCCACTCTAATGGCGCGCATCGGAAAGCCCCTTCTTAAGACACTCTCATCTGAGACCGGCCTCACCTCGCATCTCGGCGTGCTTGAAGACGGGATGGTGACCTACAAGGTGCGCATTCCCGGACGAGCGCCCCGGGCGGCGAAATTCACCCGCGAAGGCATGCAGCTTGAAGCTTACTGCTCGGCTGTTGGAAAAGTCCTGCTCGCCGGGCTAAGCGACCAGGCGCTGGAAGACTATCTCGGCGAAGGCGATTTCGTCCCCTTGACGCCACGCACCCTGGTCGATCCTTCAGTCCTGAGACAAGAGGTCCTGAAAATTCGCAGCACCGGCGTCGCCATTGATGACCGGGAAGTCAGCGAAGACATGATATGTGTGGCCGTCCCCGTGAAGGACCAGATGGGTGAAACCGTCGCCGCAATGTCGGTTTCCATGCCCGTCGGTCAGGGCGCGGACCCCGACCCAATGTCGTTTCGGCCATCTCTGGAGAAGTGCTCAGAAGCGCTCGGAGACTTTCTCCGCACCTCATCGGTCCCGAGCAAACAAGAAGAAAAAGCGCGCCTGGTTTAGGACTGGGCGATACGCTCGTTCAGGAAGGATTCAGCTGCATGCCAGTTCAGGCTCTTAATCTCGGCATCTGAAAGCGACAGGTTCGAAATGAAGCTCGCCGGCTCCTGCTGCATGATGGGATAGGGATAGTCAGTCCCCGCAAAGATACGGCCGGGAGCGACGTTGCGAACGAGATAACAAAGGTAATCAGGATCCAGCACATTGCTGTCGAAGAACATCTTGCGGAGAGTCGCACTTGGCGCCTCCCCCATCCGTCCGCCATATCCGTCCGTCACTTTCCAGCCCGTATCCATGCGCCCCGCGATTGAGCCAATCGCGCCCCCGCCATGGCTGAAGGCGATACGAAGGCGTGGGAAACGGTCGAGAATACCGTTCATGGCAATCGAGGCCGCAGCCATCGCAACATCGATTGGAAAGTAGACGAATGCCGTATCAACTGGCGGCATCGCCGCTGCCTTGGCCGCGACGGGATGCAGGGCGTGCACGAAAATCGAAAGCCCAAGAGCCTCTGCCTCGGCATAGAAAGCCTCGAAAGACGGATCACCGAGCATTTTTCCATTGATGTTGCTGCCCAGCTCAACGCCGGACAGGCCAAACTCATCCTTTATGCGCGTCAGATAGCGGGTTGCTGCAGCCGGATCCTGGAGCGGCACGGCGCCCAGGCCCCGAAAACGACCGGGATGTGCGGCGATCATCTCCGCGATCTGGCCATTCACAGCATCGCAAAGGAGCACGGCATCCGCCGGGCTGTGCCAGTAGGACAGAAGCTCCGGCATTGGCGACAAGACCTGAACGGCAACGTCGTCGCGGTCCATGTCCTCAAGCCGCCTCTCCGCGTCCCAGGACCGGTTGTCCAGCGGGCGGAACGGCTTGTCGCCGAGCATCAATGTCCCTGATGCTCGGCTCTCGCAAGCCATACATGGCCAACGCCCTGCCACGTCGTCGCTCGGAGCGGGAGGATACTCGAAGGGCGAGACGTGGCAGTGAACATCAATGATCGGCACGGATTTGCTCCATAACGGTGAGGGTCCCTATGACTGCTGGATCCTGAATCCGGCGAGACTCACAGAATGATGGTGACCTTGCCTTGATCCCGGAGACTATCAGACGCCAGAAATGTGCGCTTGGACATAATTTTCAGCTCACCATCGATCGTCTTCAAAATGTAGTTGTGGTGACCGGCATAAGTGTCCGTGACATCATTCTTCGCACGTTTGGTGATGAACCGGCACGTCACATGAACGCCCCGTTCGTCACTTCCCGTGATACGAACATTGGAGATCAGATGAGACTGGACGGACCGCGGCCATTCGGCGTGAGCGGCCTTGTCCAGCATCCGTTTCACCCGGTGGCCGAGACGGAAGTAATTGTCCGAAATGTAGAACAAGTCCTCGGCAGAATCTGCAGTGTCAGGTGCGCCTGCACGCGGCACTTCATAGACCGAATCTTCGGTGAAGAGGGCAAGCCATTCGTCGAGCCGCCACTCATCAAGCATAGCGGTTTCCTCGAAGAAGAAGTCCTCATATGCCGACCGTGCCAATGGCTGCTCGGCCGCCTTCTTTGCCTGGTTTTGCTTCGCCATTACTCGCCTCCCATCCTGCGATCCCACTCGCGCCAGAAGCAGCGCATTTGCTCTTCATCATCAGCCTTGAACGGCTCACCTTCGCCCCGCGACATGCCGCGAGAGATGTCGTTCCACGGCGCAAGCTTGTAAGCGGCGTATCCCCGGTAAGCAGACTCCAGCGCCTCGACATCGTCCGGCGTCGCGAAACCGCCCGGCCCGAGGAATTCGAGAAAGTTGTCGAGCCGCCGCTTGCGGAATTCACGCGTTTCACCTTTGACGCCAAGCGCCCAGGCAGTGACGTTCATCTCGCCAGCTTCAACCGGGTAGAAGGTACGAATGGTGATGGCCATGATGTCATTGATGACGAGGTTCGGGAAAATGCCCGTATTGCGGCCGAGCTGACAGATCCGGTTTGCCTGTTCGGCGCCTACCCGGCTGACAACTTCGCGCTTGATTTCCTCGACTTCGGTTTTGGCTTTGTCTCCCCAGGCGGGGATCCACTTGGCAACCGGACGGCCCCAAGGCGCGTCACCTTCAATGGATGCGTGGCCGTTGCCCAAATCCATGACGTTCGTGATTTTCGGCATCTCGGCCGGTCCACCGATCGCGTCGGTCAGATA
This window harbors:
- a CDS encoding acetaldehyde dehydrogenase (acetylating) — translated: MSSKTKVAIIGSGNIGTDLMIKIMRKSSVLEMGAMVGIDPESDGLARAKRMKVATTHEGIDGLVKLDVWPEIGIVFDATSAGAHKRHNEMVTQAGKVMVDLTPAAIGPYVIPVVNGDDHLDASNVNMVTCGGQATIPIVAAVSSVADVHYAEIVASISSRSAGPGTRANIDEFTETTSAGIEQVGGASKGKAIIILNPAEPPMIMRDTVFTLSSGAEEAEIEDAITKMVEKVNAYVPGYRLKQKVQFERFGSNNRVRIPGIGEFEGIKTSVFLEVEGAAHYLPAYAGNLDIMTSAGLATAEKIAVRRREREAV
- a CDS encoding fumarylacetoacetate hydrolase family protein; this encodes MASDQTQYEAAAARLRDAYSGETLPPMRDVLSPTDVDGAYAIQAVNTRAWSAEGRKIIGRKVGLTAKAVQQQLGVDQPDFGVLFDDMQVPNGGTLSPSSCIQPKAEAEIAIILKSDLRGESVSRADVLAATGQVAAAIEIVDSRISDWKITFADTVADNGSSAFFVLGDATDEVEALDLYTCGMVMEINGEIASLGAGAACLGHPLDAAAWLASTLAARGEHLKAGDIVLTGALGPMVALTPGDKILVKIGGLGTCKFEYGKG
- a CDS encoding IclR family transcriptional regulator; translation: MARSNATSLEKALMLLNGIIADGGQTSFNEIASSMDLAPSTSYRMVSQLVDAGFVNRYGPNHYGPGLAATLLYRRCDIATLMARIGKPLLKTLSSETGLTSHLGVLEDGMVTYKVRIPGRAPRAAKFTREGMQLEAYCSAVGKVLLAGLSDQALEDYLGEGDFVPLTPRTLVDPSVLRQEVLKIRSTGVAIDDREVSEDMICVAVPVKDQMGETVAAMSVSMPVGQGADPDPMSFRPSLEKCSEALGDFLRTSSVPSKQEEKARLV
- a CDS encoding amidohydrolase family protein, with protein sequence MPIIDVHCHVSPFEYPPAPSDDVAGRWPCMACESRASGTLMLGDKPFRPLDNRSWDAERRLEDMDRDDVAVQVLSPMPELLSYWHSPADAVLLCDAVNGQIAEMIAAHPGRFRGLGAVPLQDPAAATRYLTRIKDEFGLSGVELGSNINGKMLGDPSFEAFYAEAEALGLSIFVHALHPVAAKAAAMPPVDTAFVYFPIDVAMAAASIAMNGILDRFPRLRIAFSHGGGAIGSIAGRMDTGWKVTDGYGGRMGEAPSATLRKMFFDSNVLDPDYLCYLVRNVAPGRIFAGTDYPYPIMQQEPASFISNLSLSDAEIKSLNWHAAESFLNERIAQS
- a CDS encoding aromatic-ring-hydroxylating dioxygenase subunit beta, which codes for MAKQNQAKKAAEQPLARSAYEDFFFEETAMLDEWRLDEWLALFTEDSVYEVPRAGAPDTADSAEDLFYISDNYFRLGHRVKRMLDKAAHAEWPRSVQSHLISNVRITGSDERGVHVTCRFITKRAKNDVTDTYAGHHNYILKTIDGELKIMSKRTFLASDSLRDQGKVTIIL